From the genome of Flavobacterium ovatum, one region includes:
- a CDS encoding DUF5606 domain-containing protein, with product MNLEKILSISGKPGLYVLRVQTRSGFVAESLSDGKKITVNLKSNVSLLSEISIYTHDGEKPLVEIMEAIAAKHENGPAISHKADNDTLLAYLKEVLPTYDEERVYASDVKKILNWYNTLQAKGMVIEEKAEEATAEAVVEEAAPETEKPKAAKKVKE from the coding sequence ATGAATTTAGAAAAAATTTTATCTATTTCTGGTAAGCCAGGTTTATATGTTTTAAGAGTGCAAACTCGTTCAGGATTTGTAGCAGAGTCATTGTCAGATGGAAAAAAAATAACTGTTAACTTGAAAAGTAACGTAAGCTTATTATCTGAGATTTCTATTTATACTCATGATGGTGAAAAACCTTTGGTAGAAATTATGGAAGCTATTGCAGCAAAACATGAAAATGGTCCAGCAATTTCTCATAAAGCAGATAACGATACGTTGTTAGCTTATTTGAAAGAAGTGTTACCAACTTACGATGAAGAAAGAGTATACGCTTCGGATGTAAAGAAAATTTTGAACTGGTACAACACTTTGCAAGCTAAAGGAATGGTGATTGAAGAAAAAGCGGAGGAAGCTACTGCAGAAGCAGTTGTTGAAGAAGCGGCTCCAGAAACGGAGAAACCAAAAGCGGCAAAGAAAGTTAAAGAATAA
- the def gene encoding peptide deformylase, with translation MILPIIGYGDPVLRKVGASLTPEHPDLKETIANMYETMYNASGVGLAAPQVGLALRLFMIDTTPFSDDEDLEEAEQKKMNGFKKTFINAKMITEEGEEWVFNEGCLSIPDVREDVYRKERITIEYCEEDFVMKTEVFDGLIARVIQHEYDHIEGVLFTDKISSLKKRLIQKKLKNIMEGKTFQDYRMKFFGRKGR, from the coding sequence ATGATTTTACCAATAATCGGATATGGCGATCCAGTTTTACGAAAAGTAGGTGCTTCTTTAACTCCAGAGCATCCTGATTTAAAAGAAACTATTGCTAATATGTATGAAACGATGTATAATGCATCAGGTGTAGGACTAGCGGCTCCTCAAGTAGGATTAGCATTAAGGTTGTTTATGATTGACACTACTCCCTTTAGTGATGATGAAGATTTAGAAGAAGCTGAACAAAAGAAAATGAACGGTTTCAAGAAAACTTTTATCAATGCTAAAATGATAACTGAAGAGGGTGAAGAATGGGTTTTTAACGAAGGCTGTTTGAGTATTCCTGATGTTCGTGAGGATGTGTACAGAAAAGAAAGAATTACTATTGAGTATTGCGAAGAAGATTTCGTAATGAAAACGGAGGTTTTTGATGGTTTAATTGCGAGAGTAATTCAACACGAATACGACCATATCGAAGGAGTTTTGTTTACAGACAAAATATCGTCGTTAAAAAAACGTTTGATTCAAAAGAAATTAAAAAACATCATGGAAGGGAAGACGTTCCAAGATTACCGAATGAAATTTTTTGGTAGAAAAGGAAGGTAG
- a CDS encoding FUSC family membrane protein, with protein MVSHIQKFKESTEFTNALKVTISGILPVLLFSYFGQIGTGITIALGAFFVFPSDVPSNLKHKINGLIITSFIVSGANLIINLFHPYPLFFYPVLTVLIFLISMLAAYDQRATMVAFSGLLSISLSFAHLNTGIVTIIQHAGLLLSGGLFYLLISILFYYIRPNRYIELQLVECMKLTSKYLNLRGDLWEFNSDRKEITNKQLHLQVELNTIHENIREILIRNRTNYGSSNQNRKMLLSFISLVEIMELAISTSFDHNKLHQKFDAHPFVLITYQNLAYNLSKSLNQLSQSILNKTAYKSKHSLIDDLTQLEEAIEQYKKELGPVNSIEGVLMLTTMLHYAEKQVEKIKILERAFTKIVQLKDLNGRDKDLEKLVQHHYYPVSTLIENFSFSSTIFRHSLRITITILLGFIIGKILPFQNVYWILLTIVVIMRPGYGLTKKRTYHRFIGTVIGGIIAFSILAFSPNTTFLGCIAILCMILGFSFNPTNYKIGTTFITLHVIFVFAILTPNMENLIQYRILDTIVGAILAIMANYFLWPSWEFLNVPEYLEKSIKANRNYLKEFSALYNNKGAVSSAYRQARNQAFIEVGNLMASFQRMVQEPKSKQNKLPVFYKLTVLNNALLSSAASLGTYTQSHKTTDASDAFNNAIDQIIQKLDYAILLLNENNSEIHEEIATEESSQNFTELRNIRARELKQGATMSEASFHHKMQEVQLVIEQLIWLTNLSDNIVKTTKQLLAA; from the coding sequence ATGGTTTCTCACATACAGAAGTTTAAAGAAAGTACGGAATTCACCAATGCTTTAAAAGTAACCATTTCAGGTATTCTTCCGGTTTTACTTTTTTCTTATTTTGGTCAAATTGGTACTGGAATTACTATTGCATTAGGAGCTTTTTTTGTTTTTCCGAGTGACGTTCCAAGTAATTTAAAGCATAAAATAAATGGGTTAATTATCACTAGCTTCATAGTATCTGGTGCTAATTTAATCATTAATTTATTTCATCCTTACCCATTATTTTTTTACCCAGTACTGACGGTTTTAATTTTCCTCATATCCATGTTAGCCGCTTATGACCAACGTGCCACTATGGTTGCTTTCTCCGGATTATTATCCATTTCATTATCTTTTGCTCACCTCAACACAGGCATCGTTACTATTATACAACATGCCGGATTATTACTTAGTGGAGGTTTATTTTATTTATTAATCTCTATTTTATTTTACTACATCCGTCCCAATCGGTATATTGAACTACAACTAGTGGAGTGTATGAAACTCACTTCTAAATATTTAAACCTAAGAGGTGATTTATGGGAATTTAATTCTGATCGAAAAGAAATCACTAACAAACAACTACACCTACAAGTAGAACTGAATACTATTCACGAAAATATTCGTGAAATTTTGATTCGCAATAGAACCAACTACGGTTCTTCTAATCAAAATAGAAAAATGCTTTTGTCATTTATTTCATTAGTTGAAATCATGGAATTGGCTATTTCTACTTCCTTTGACCATAATAAATTACATCAAAAATTTGATGCTCATCCTTTTGTATTAATCACCTATCAAAATTTAGCCTATAACTTAAGTAAAAGCTTAAATCAATTATCACAAAGCATCTTAAACAAAACGGCCTATAAGTCTAAACACAGTTTGATTGATGATTTGACACAATTAGAAGAGGCCATAGAGCAATACAAAAAAGAGCTTGGGCCTGTAAACTCTATCGAAGGGGTATTGATGTTGACCACCATGCTTCACTACGCCGAAAAACAAGTTGAAAAAATCAAAATTCTAGAAAGAGCTTTTACTAAAATAGTTCAATTGAAAGACTTAAATGGTCGTGATAAAGATTTGGAAAAACTAGTTCAACATCATTATTATCCAGTGAGTACGCTAATCGAAAACTTTAGCTTTTCATCTACAATTTTCCGTCATTCACTAAGGATTACCATCACGATTTTACTAGGTTTCATTATTGGAAAAATACTTCCGTTTCAAAATGTATATTGGATATTATTAACCATAGTCGTTATTATGAGACCTGGTTATGGTTTGACTAAGAAACGAACATATCACCGATTTATAGGGACCGTAATTGGGGGAATTATTGCTTTCTCGATTCTTGCTTTTTCACCTAACACTACCTTCTTAGGTTGTATTGCTATTTTATGCATGATTTTAGGGTTTTCTTTTAATCCAACTAATTATAAAATAGGAACTACTTTTATTACCCTCCATGTTATTTTCGTTTTTGCCATCTTAACGCCTAATATGGAAAACCTAATTCAATACCGAATTTTAGACACTATTGTAGGAGCAATTCTTGCTATCATGGCCAATTATTTTTTGTGGCCAAGTTGGGAATTCTTAAACGTTCCTGAATATCTCGAAAAATCGATTAAAGCCAATAGAAATTATTTAAAAGAATTCTCTGCACTATACAATAATAAAGGAGCAGTATCATCAGCCTACAGACAAGCTAGAAACCAGGCTTTTATTGAAGTAGGAAATCTTATGGCTTCCTTTCAAAGAATGGTACAAGAGCCCAAATCCAAACAAAACAAACTCCCCGTTTTCTACAAATTAACGGTTCTAAACAACGCCCTACTATCTTCGGCAGCTTCCTTAGGAACTTATACACAATCTCACAAAACGACTGATGCTTCTGATGCGTTCAATAACGCCATTGATCAAATCATCCAAAAACTGGATTACGCCATCTTACTATTAAATGAAAACAATTCTGAAATTCATGAAGAAATAGCAACTGAGGAATCTTCACAAAATTTTACCGAACTAAGAAATATTCGAGCAAGAGAATTAAAGCAAGGCGCCACGATGAGTGAAGCATCATTCCATCATAAAATGCAGGAAGTACAACTTGTAATTGAACAACTTATTTGGTTGACTAACCTTTCTGACAACATTGTCAAAACCACTAAACAATTACTAGCTGCTTAA
- a CDS encoding family 16 glycosylhydrolase has product MNKLLLTALIFHLTLNSIYSQYVPFINSPDKNKKWNYVTHLSDEFNSSTIDWKNKFYMDSNLPNVNAWKWNNATNVTIVNNAAQISMRHNQDNIPVNGTYFNSGILKTKGTFTTGYVEAKIKGAVMNIPGQDNGRGVCPSFWLYSDFDRSAEEGRTVYSEIDIVELQQFDYYNNEQDDVYDMEHNLHLVLKESGKDVWYRPKANAATQKNHYTATFDPSQDYHIYGCEVTETQITWYVDGVQVGSKPNTYWYRPMNVTLSLGLRVPFVVFKDNRFQPTDPTIADTRANKQLAAMPASMSVDYVRVWTPKTSK; this is encoded by the coding sequence ATGAATAAGCTCCTTTTAACCGCATTAATATTTCATTTGACTTTAAATTCTATTTATAGTCAATATGTTCCCTTTATTAATTCACCTGATAAAAATAAAAAGTGGAACTACGTGACCCATTTGTCAGACGAGTTTAACTCCTCCACTATAGATTGGAAAAACAAATTTTACATGGACAGCAACCTTCCCAATGTGAATGCTTGGAAATGGAACAACGCAACCAATGTAACCATTGTAAATAATGCTGCCCAAATTTCTATGAGGCACAATCAAGATAATATTCCTGTAAATGGGACTTATTTTAATTCCGGGATCTTAAAAACCAAAGGTACTTTTACAACAGGTTATGTTGAAGCAAAAATAAAAGGAGCAGTAATGAATATTCCAGGACAAGATAACGGTCGTGGAGTATGCCCATCATTTTGGCTATACAGTGACTTTGACCGTTCAGCTGAAGAAGGAAGAACAGTATATTCAGAAATTGATATAGTCGAATTACAACAATTTGATTATTACAATAACGAGCAAGATGATGTTTACGATATGGAACATAATTTACACTTAGTACTCAAAGAATCAGGTAAAGACGTTTGGTATCGTCCAAAAGCGAATGCTGCAACTCAAAAAAATCACTATACAGCGACATTCGATCCTAGTCAAGACTATCATATTTATGGCTGCGAGGTAACCGAAACGCAAATCACTTGGTATGTTGATGGTGTTCAAGTAGGAAGCAAACCTAATACATACTGGTACCGACCAATGAACGTAACACTTTCATTAGGCCTCAGAGTTCCTTTTGTAGTATTTAAAGACAACAGGTTCCAACCTACAGACCCTACTATTGCCGACACACGAGCCAACAAACAACTAGCAGCCATGCCAGCGTCAATGTCAGTGGATTACGTAAGGGTTTGGACTCCTAAAACCAGTAAATAG
- a CDS encoding malate:quinone oxidoreductase: MPDTTIRSSSDVVLIGAGIMSATLGLILKELQPDLTIDIYERLDKAAAESSDAWNNAGTGHSAFCELNYTPEGQDGSIDPKKAISIAESFEVSRQFWSYLVQQEKVSAPENFIKRIPHISFVWGDKNVEYLRKRYKALQANPLFKEMLYTTDFSELKKWMPLVMEGRKESEKVAGTTMAIGTDVNFGELTRNMFDYLAKMEGVNMHFNHEVRKLKQRDDKSWRIKITDLSTGQKRKAYTKFVFIGAGGGSLPLLEKANIPEGKGFGGFPVSGQWLKCTNPEIIAQHESKVYGKASVGAPPMSVPHIDSRMINGQKQLLFGPFAGFSTRFLKNGNYSDLPKSIQLDNIVPMMIAGAKNIPLTKYLIEQVRQSPEDRINALREYVPGAKSKDWVIERAGQRVQVIKKDEKEGGKLEFGTEVITSADGSLSVLLGASPGASTAVSIMIDVIGRCYKEQMKTTEWQEKFKVMIPSYGQELNKNPELLVQIRTNTAEVLKLK; this comes from the coding sequence ATGCCTGATACAACCATACGTTCGAGTAGTGATGTAGTTCTAATTGGAGCTGGAATTATGAGTGCCACACTTGGCTTAATTCTAAAAGAATTACAACCAGATTTAACTATTGATATTTACGAAAGATTAGATAAAGCAGCTGCCGAGAGTTCTGATGCATGGAATAATGCTGGTACTGGGCATTCTGCTTTTTGTGAATTGAATTATACTCCAGAAGGACAAGATGGAAGCATCGATCCTAAAAAAGCCATCAGTATTGCAGAATCTTTTGAAGTTTCTCGTCAATTTTGGTCTTATTTGGTACAACAAGAAAAAGTGTCTGCTCCTGAGAATTTTATCAAAAGAATTCCACATATCAGTTTTGTTTGGGGGGATAAGAACGTAGAATACCTAAGAAAACGCTACAAAGCATTACAAGCAAATCCTCTTTTTAAGGAGATGTTATATACCACAGATTTTTCGGAATTAAAAAAGTGGATGCCTCTAGTAATGGAAGGTAGAAAAGAATCAGAGAAAGTAGCAGGAACAACTATGGCTATTGGAACTGATGTGAATTTCGGGGAGTTGACCCGAAATATGTTTGATTATTTAGCTAAAATGGAGGGTGTTAATATGCACTTTAATCATGAAGTTAGAAAATTAAAACAGCGTGATGACAAATCATGGAGAATAAAAATAACTGATTTAAGTACTGGTCAAAAGAGAAAAGCGTATACCAAATTTGTATTTATTGGTGCGGGTGGTGGTTCTTTACCATTATTAGAAAAAGCAAATATTCCAGAAGGTAAAGGTTTTGGAGGTTTTCCAGTAAGTGGACAATGGTTGAAATGTACCAATCCAGAAATTATCGCGCAACATGAGTCTAAAGTTTACGGTAAAGCGAGCGTTGGGGCACCACCAATGTCAGTTCCACATATTGATTCTAGAATGATTAATGGACAGAAGCAATTATTGTTTGGACCTTTTGCAGGGTTTTCTACTCGTTTCTTGAAAAACGGTAATTATTCAGATTTGCCTAAATCTATTCAGTTAGATAATATAGTTCCAATGATGATTGCAGGAGCGAAAAACATTCCATTGACTAAATATTTGATTGAACAAGTAAGACAATCACCCGAAGATAGGATTAATGCTTTAAGAGAGTATGTTCCTGGTGCTAAGTCTAAGGATTGGGTAATAGAACGTGCAGGACAAAGAGTTCAAGTGATCAAAAAGGACGAAAAAGAAGGGGGTAAATTAGAATTTGGTACTGAGGTAATTACTTCTGCTGATGGTTCTTTATCTGTTTTGCTAGGAGCTTCTCCTGGAGCTTCAACAGCTGTTTCTATTATGATTGATGTAATTGGAAGATGTTATAAAGAACAAATGAAGACAACTGAATGGCAAGAGAAGTTCAAAGTGATGATTCCTTCTTATGGTCAAGAATTAAATAAAAATCCAGAATTATTAGTTCAAATTCGTACTAATACGGCTGAGGTATTAAAACTAAAATAA
- the ruvX gene encoding Holliday junction resolvase RuvX has product MPRILSIDYGQKRTGIAVTDEMQIIASGLTTIPSATAIAFLKDYFTKEKVELVLIGEPKQMDGTPSESASIIKGFVTHFTNHFPDMKVVRVDERFTSKMAFQTMIDSGLKKKQRQNKALIDEISATIMLQDYLSRKMF; this is encoded by the coding sequence ATGCCAAGAATCCTCTCCATAGACTACGGTCAAAAACGTACCGGAATTGCCGTTACTGACGAAATGCAAATTATAGCTTCGGGCTTAACTACTATTCCGAGTGCTACTGCCATTGCTTTTTTGAAAGATTATTTTACTAAAGAAAAAGTCGAATTGGTCCTTATAGGCGAACCCAAACAAATGGATGGAACACCCTCTGAAAGTGCTTCTATTATCAAAGGATTTGTGACTCATTTTACCAATCATTTTCCGGATATGAAAGTGGTTAGAGTAGATGAGCGATTTACATCCAAAATGGCGTTTCAAACCATGATTGATAGCGGGTTGAAGAAAAAACAGCGTCAAAATAAAGCTTTAATAGATGAAATTTCAGCAACGATTATGCTGCAAGATTATTTATCGCGAAAAATGTTTTAA
- a CDS encoding 2,3,4,5-tetrahydropyridine-2,6-dicarboxylate N-succinyltransferase gives MSALQTIIEQAWENRALLQEKPTTDAIREVIELLDSGKLRVAEPKGEGWQVNEWVKKAVVMYFPIQKMETWEAGIFEYHDKMELKKDYAAKGVRVVPGASARYGSYISSGVIMMPSYVNIGAYVDAGTMVDTWATVGSCAQIGKDVHLSGGVGIGGVLEPLQAAPVIIEDGAFIGSRCIVVEGVHVGKEAVLGANVCLTASTKIIDVTGETPIEMKGYVPARSVVIPGSYTKKFAAGEFQVPCALIIGTRKPSTDLKTSLNNALREYDVAV, from the coding sequence ATGAGTGCATTACAGACAATTATAGAACAAGCTTGGGAAAACAGAGCTTTGTTACAAGAGAAACCAACAACTGACGCGATAAGAGAAGTTATCGAATTATTGGATTCTGGAAAACTACGTGTTGCTGAACCAAAAGGTGAGGGTTGGCAAGTAAACGAATGGGTAAAGAAAGCAGTAGTTATGTATTTCCCTATTCAAAAAATGGAAACTTGGGAAGCGGGAATTTTTGAATACCATGACAAAATGGAATTGAAGAAAGACTATGCTGCCAAAGGTGTTCGTGTGGTTCCTGGAGCTTCTGCTCGTTACGGTTCTTATATTTCTAGTGGTGTAATCATGATGCCTAGTTACGTAAACATTGGTGCTTATGTAGACGCTGGAACAATGGTAGATACTTGGGCAACTGTTGGTAGTTGTGCTCAAATTGGTAAAGATGTTCACTTGAGTGGTGGTGTTGGAATTGGTGGTGTTTTGGAACCACTACAAGCGGCTCCAGTTATTATTGAAGACGGTGCTTTTATTGGTTCTCGTTGTATTGTTGTAGAAGGTGTTCACGTAGGTAAAGAAGCAGTTCTTGGTGCTAATGTATGTTTGACTGCCTCAACTAAAATTATTGATGTTACAGGAGAAACTCCAATTGAAATGAAAGGTTACGTTCCTGCTCGTTCAGTTGTTATTCCTGGAAGTTATACTAAAAAATTCGCAGCTGGTGAATTCCAAGTGCCTTGTGCATTGATCATTGGGACTCGTAAACCATCTACTGACTTGAAAACGTCATTGAACAATGCGTTAAGAGAATATGACGTAGCGGTATAA